The DNA window TACAAGCAAAGGAGGGATATACGTGTAGGATATGTATTGACTCCTTTTCTCAAAACCAAACCTCTCATTTATGTCTGTGTTATTGTTCTGATTTTTACTTGTAATGAGGACCCTCTACACCTTCCTATTGATAAAACATATATCTGTTTCAAAAATTGGGCGGCTAGGCTTCCCCAAAGTGAGAATGCTAAATCATGTCATAATGATGAACCCGCCATGATGGTTTTATAGtcactattttttaaaataaattctgGTAGTTCTTGCCATTCCAATTTTATGTTTGCACTTAATAGTGTTATCGTTGTGTACAAAAAATATTTCTTCATCCCTTCCCACTTTGTATGCATGATACCAAAGATATTTTGTTCAACTTTTAAATGCCAAGCGCCGACATATTTCCCACTGTGATTTAGACAGCCTACAGTGTAAAAGTAAATTACTTTTGGTATATGACATGTGATCCTTTTACATTCGCTTCATGCAAGATAATTGCCTCAAGGAGCAAAACGGTAGAAGGATTCTTATAAATGCTTTTATGCTCTCAACTTGAATAGCCAATATTGTTTTGCAAATTGTCATAATCTAACGATGCTCATCACTGACATATAAATCATGTAGCCTTCATATTTCGGCTTCTTTACTTTTTTCTTCTGGGTTTGTGAGCATCGGGTGCTTAGTGAATCCTGAGTTTATTGGCGCATACTAATCGTGTCTGTCCTCGTGCAGATGATGAAGTCAAAGAAAGATGTTGGGATCAAAGAGAAGCCTTGCCTGGAGAGCCCATTTGTGCTGTATGCGGCCGCTATGGTGAGTACATTTGTGATGAGACCGATGATGATATTTGCAGTCTCGAGTGTAAGCAGTCTCTTCTCAGTCGGTTATCAAAATCAAAGGCTTCATGTGAGCAACCATCCTCGACAAAACTTATGGCAACGGATGAATGCTACTATGTTCGAGATGGAAATAATGAATCTGAGCCTCGATGTCTAAGCAATAGTCAGACCGAGTTGCTCAGGAGAAAGCTTGAAATATCCGTACAGGGAGATAATACCCCAGACCTTGTTCTGTCATTTGCTTCGTGTAATCTTCCTCATAAGCTCCTTCTAAATCTAGAAGCAGCAGGATATGAAATGCTGACTCCTGTCCAAATGCAGGCAATTCCATCTGCACTATTAGGCCAGAGTTTGCTCGTCTCAGCTGAGACTGGCTCTGGGAAAACTTGTTCCTTCCTCGTCCCAGTTATCTCTCACTGTACAAAGGTAAATAACAACCCCCAAAAGCCATTAGCGATGGTCCTCACACCTACGAGAGAGCTCTGTATACAGGTGGAGGAACAGGCaaagttacttggtcaaggTTTACCTTTCAAAACTGCCCTGATTGTCGGTGGTGATGCCATGGCAGGACAAGTTCATCGAATCCAGCAGGGAGTCTCTATGATTGTCGGGACCCCGGGGAGGCTTATTGATCTTCTCACAAAGCATGAATTTGAATTGGATTCTATATCAATTCTAGTGATCGATGAAGTGGATTGCATGATCGGGAGGGGATTCCGTGAGCAAGTCATGCAGATTTTCATGGCTTTGTCCCGGCCCCAAGTGTTGATGTACTCTGCGACAATCTCAATAGAAGTCGAGAGGGTGGCTGGTTCGATGGTGAAAGATCTCGCTGTTATATCAGTTGGCAAGCCCAGCAAACCTAGCAAGGCTGTCAAGCAGCTGGTGATATGGGTAGAGTCAAACAAGAAGAAGCAAAAGCTTTTCGATATACTCACAAGCAAACAGCATTTCAAGCCGCCGGTCGTGGTGTTTGTGGGTTCTAGGCTAGGGGCGGATCTCCTCTCTGAAGCCATAACAATAAAAACTGGGGTGAAAGCTGTATCAATAcatggagagaaaaaaatgaaggaGAGAAGAGATATATTGAGGTCATTCTTGGTTGGCGAGCTCAGTGTGATTGTGGCCACAGGAGTGTTGGGACAGGGGATCGACCTGCTGTCTGTGAGGCTGGTGGTCGTGTTTGACATGCCGAATTCCATGAAAGAATACGTGCACCAGATCGGGAGGGCGTCGAGGATGGGAGAGGATGGTGCAGCTATGGTTTTTGTGAATGAGGAGAACAAGAAACTGTTTCCTGAGTTGGTGGAGCTCTTAACACTGAGTGGCGATTCGATTCCTTGTGAGCTCGCCATTGCGAATTCACGATGCTCAGTCTCAACCAGCAAGTTTCACAAGAAAAGAAAGTATGTTCACTCAAGGTAGCTTTTTTCCTTTCTGCACGAGACATGAATCACTCCTCTCTTCTTCGATGAGAATTGGGAGATGGATTTTTTGATAGGTTTATGAAGAGATTTGAAGATCAAGCTTTGCAGCCCAAGAACAGGATGCGACGAAGACTTTTAAATTGTGGAAAATAGAAAACCCTCTTTTGAGATGAAACGTGTAGAAGCTTTATTGATTATTGCCAATCTTG is part of the Salvia splendens isolate huo1 chromosome 22, SspV2, whole genome shotgun sequence genome and encodes:
- the LOC121786057 gene encoding DEAD-box ATP-dependent RNA helicase 41-like isoform X1: MTTDHNQAPSDDEVKERCWDQREALPGEPICAVCGRYGEYICDETDDDICSLECKQSLLSRLSKSKASCEQPSSTKLMATDECYYVRDGNNESEPRCLSNSQTELLRRKLEISVQGDNTPDLVLSFASCNLPHKLLLNLEAAGYEMLTPVQMQAIPSALLGQSLLVSAETGSGKTCSFLVPVISHCTKVNNNPQKPLAMVLTPTRELCIQVEEQAKLLGQGLPFKTALIVGGDAMAGQVHRIQQGVSMIVGTPGRLIDLLTKHEFELDSISILVIDEVDCMIGRGFREQVMQIFMALSRPQVLMYSATISIEVERVAGSMVKDLAVISVGKPSKPSKAVKQLVIWVESNKKKQKLFDILTSKQHFKPPVVVFVGSRLGADLLSEAITIKTGVKAVSIHGEKKMKERRDILRSFLVGELSVIVATGVLGQGIDLLSVRLVVVFDMPNSMKEYVHQIGRASRMGEDGAAMVFVNEENKKLFPELVELLTLSGDSIPCELAIANSRCSVSTSKFHKKRKYVHSRFMKRFEDQALQPKNRMRRRLLNCGK
- the LOC121786057 gene encoding DEAD-box ATP-dependent RNA helicase 41-like isoform X2; protein product: MATDECYYVRDGNNESEPRCLSNSQTELLRRKLEISVQGDNTPDLVLSFASCNLPHKLLLNLEAAGYEMLTPVQMQAIPSALLGQSLLVSAETGSGKTCSFLVPVISHCTKVNNNPQKPLAMVLTPTRELCIQVEEQAKLLGQGLPFKTALIVGGDAMAGQVHRIQQGVSMIVGTPGRLIDLLTKHEFELDSISILVIDEVDCMIGRGFREQVMQIFMALSRPQVLMYSATISIEVERVAGSMVKDLAVISVGKPSKPSKAVKQLVIWVESNKKKQKLFDILTSKQHFKPPVVVFVGSRLGADLLSEAITIKTGVKAVSIHGEKKMKERRDILRSFLVGELSVIVATGVLGQGIDLLSVRLVVVFDMPNSMKEYVHQIGRASRMGEDGAAMVFVNEENKKLFPELVELLTLSGDSIPCELAIANSRCSVSTSKFHKKRKYVHSRFMKRFEDQALQPKNRMRRRLLNCGK